The sequence CCGTATACAGGCACACCCAGACGGTCATACACTGCCGTACACTTTTTAAGGTAGAGAGGGTCACCGTCTATATGGAGGATTCGTCCCGGCAGCTCAAAAAAAGACTGTTTCTCTGTATAACCTGAGGTAATTTCGTACTCCGTCTGCTCCCGTATGAGCTTTCGATCCTGTCGAAAAAGATGATAACAGCTCTCCTCTTTTTCTTTAAACTGGTTACTATGACGCTTTCGATCCGTTTCTTCCATAACGACTAAATCGTCGATCGGGGCATCCGCTACTAAACGCATCTCTTCCCCGAAAAGTTCGACAACATCCCCGTTGATGGCCACAACCCTGAACAGGACATCACACTTGTAGGATGCCCTCCCAACGACCTGGCCGATTTTAATCCCTCGCATGACAAACGCCTCCTCACACGATAACGTATGCGAGAGAAGGCGTATCAGTTCCCCTATTCAAATCATTCGTTCAGACTGTAATGCTCGACAAAAACATCGCTCAATCGTGCGAATTCTTCCATGGACAGCGTTTCTCCGCGTCTCTTCGGATCAATACCAGCCTGTTCGCACAGTTCAATAATCAATGCTTTTTCCTTTTTCGCATCAAAATGGTGAACCAGGTTGTTTAAAAGCGTCTTTCTGCGCTGGGTAAATGATCCGCGGATGATTCTGAAAAAGAACCCCTCGTCCTTAACCGATACCGGCGGTTCTTCACGGATTGTCAGGCGGAGAACTGCCGAATCAACGTTTGGCTGAGGAACAAAAACCGTCTTCGGTACAGTGAGCACCGTTTCAGCTTTTGCGTAATACTGACAGGCAATGGACAAAGAACCGTAATCTTTTGTCCCCGGCTTTGCAGCAATCCGCTCAGCTACTTCTTTTTGTATCATGACCACAATAGCCCTGAGAGGAAGTTTCTCTTCAAGAAGTTTCATTAAAATCGGTGTCGTGACATAGTAAGGAAGGTTCGCCACCACAACAAGATCATCTTTCTTTTCGATCTGTTCATTTATCAGCGTATGAAGATCTGCTTCAAGCACATCTTTATGAATGACATTTACATGAGGATAAGGAGCCAGTGTATCCCTTAAGATCGGCAGAAGCCTCTGGTCGATTTCAAGGGCTGTGACAGACCCTGCTCTTTTTGCGATCTGTTCAGTCAAAGCTCCGATACCGGGTCCTACTTCAATTGCTGAAGTGTTCTCTGTCACACCCGCAGTATCGACAATGTTCCGGAGAACGTTCGTGTCAATAAGGAAGTTTTGCCCCAGGCTTTTCTTAAAGGAAAAACGGTGTTTTTCGAGGATCTCTTTCGTCCGTTTCGGCGTTGCAATATCTTTATTATTCATAAAAGGTCACTCTTCTTTCTCTTCACTGTAGTCAAGGGCACTGATAAATTCCTCCCTGGTGATGTGAAACTGCATCAGTCTTCTGTGAAGCTGCTTCCCGTTGGCATATCCGATCTTCAGCTTCTGCCCGAGCTCTTCTCTCTTCTCTTTTGATCCTGCGCCACCGATTAATCCAGCAGTCATCAGATCATCCATTGTAATCTCTTCACCGGGCTCCTCGCCCGGACTTCGGACATGTTCAAGAGCTTCAAGGAGCGCTTCATCCGATGCATTTTCAACTCCGATTTTTCCCCGGTGGTTTTTGGCAAGCTCCTTTGGCAAAAAGGCATGCTTACACCCAGGAACAGCCGCTTCAATCGTCCGGCGGATCTTCTCACCGGGATAATCAGGGTCTGTAAAAATAATGACCCCTCTGCGCTCTGCTGCCAGCCGGATTTTTTCGATGGTCACGTCATTTAACGCAGATCCGTTCGTTTCTATCGTGTCGCACCGGGCCACTCTGTTTAACGCTTTTGTGTCGTCTTTTCCTTCGACAACGATCATCTCTTTTATAATCACAATAAACCTCTTTTATTATCGCTTATTTCTTAAAAATTGCTGCATATAGGATATAGCTGTATCATCTTCTTTATTACAAACTGTTTTCGAATAAACTGCTGTTATTCATACTTCATTCAGGGTAGAAATGAAGCCTCCATACCCTTCGTTTTCCGTGGCGGTGCCGGCAAACCTCCTCAAGCTAAAGCTTTGCGGGGTCTTGCCTGGCCCCCTCTGCCACAGGAGTCTCAGGCATTCCGGCTTCATTACCTTTTCCAGCAAAAGCAACAATCTTTAAAGAACCAGCTTTATTACAAGGAAAATTTAGAATTAGGTGTTGAATTCCGAGTCTTACGCTCCCTCTGATCAACCGTAAACCAAGAATACCCTCTTTACACAGCAATGTTTAGGAATACAGCGTTGATTACTTTCGTCACGCAGAAATAGACACAGGATAATTCCTGTGTCTATTTAGTATATCATGGTATAGGTTAATCTAAAATCCGCACTTCTACAGACCTTCTCCCGAACGAGCCCGCTCCACTCGGCATAAAGATATCAATCTTGCGCCCCTGGATCGCTCCGCCCGTATCGCCTGCCAGATACGTTCCATACCCTTTGACTTCAACCCGGGATCCCAATGGGATGACACTCGGGTCAACTGCAATTACCCTTGCATCCGGATTATCCTTCAGGTTAATACCTGTAGCAGTAATCCCTGAGCATCCGGTACAGTTCGCTGTATAGGCAGTGGCTTCAAACGTCTGCCAGCTCCCTGATGAAGACGATGAGGAGGAGGACGAACTTCCTGAACTTGAAGATGAACTATTCGACGCCGCGGAACTTGAAGAGCCGGATGACGACGAAGATGAGCTGGAAGTATTGCTTGATGTATCACTTGATGTATTGTTTGAAGAACCGTCCGCTGATGCACTGGTTGAGCTGCTGTCGGAAGAGGCGGAAGAATTAGAGGAAGAACCACGTGACACCGTTGTGGTTACAGGAGCCGGTGATTTCGTCCCAACTGCCACGATACGGTCTTCACTTTCTTCGACCATCTCTTCTTTTACTAATTCTCTGGATACTTCTTCTCCGTCTTCAAAAATAACTTCATAATGTTTTTTCAGTCTTCCGTCTTTTCCGCTGTTTACGACCTTCTCATTTCCCTGATCAAGAGATGAGTCGTTTTTTCTTACTGTTGCAAAATCAACAGCTTCTTCCACGACATCGGTGACCTTTTCTACGCGGACAACCGTAAGGTCCGTCTCGTTGTTCAAACGCTCTTCGACAGCCGGCTCAATTTTATCCAGCTCGTTCAGCATTATCTCATGTTGTTCTAAAAAGTCAGCGACAGTCGTCGAAGTGGTCATGATATTCTCTTCTTTTCCGTCTATGTATACCGTGACTTCAAAGGCCGGTTCGTACACAATATCGGTTTCAGAGGTGATTTTAGTTTCTGTTGATGGTGAGAGAAAATCGTGCTCACCTATGTCGAGGTCAACCTCCCGGAGTAGCTCCTCCACGGTTGTGGCAGTCGTCCAAACGACCGTTCGCTCTCCGTCAATCATCATCGTAATTTGATTGGCTCTTATTATCGTTATGTCAGTTTCGTCGGTGATTAAAGTATCAAGTGATGGCTCAATGTGATCATGAAAGCCTACTTCTATTCCTTGTTCTACCAAGACCTCTTCTACTGTACCTGCGTGGGTGACTGCTTCATGCTCCACATCCTCCGCATAGATCGTGACACTTGTTTTCGTAATTTCATAGAATACAAATCCAAGTGCGGCCAGCACAATAGCAAGGCCGACGCCGGATATGGCCAGCTTCTTCCATGTGAATAACCTGGAAAAAAACCGCTTCATCCTATCATTCATAGTCAGAACGCCTCCTTCAATTTTCACATTTTACCCCTATCCACCTTTCTTGTCAATTCGGTTCTGAGAACCATTTCCTAGTATTATCGTCGACCTTTGATGGGAAAGTAAAGAATTATCACTCGACATTCACGACAAAAGTATGAAAAAACGGTGTAGAAAAATAGGTCTCGATTCATTACTTTGACAATCCTGCCTATCCTTCGACACCGAATCATGTCAGTTTATGTTAAAAAGTCTTTTCGCATTTATTCGTGTTTCTTCTATCAATTCCTCATAGGAGACACCTTTTAATTCAGCAAGCTTTTCGGCAACAAGAGTCACATAAGCCGGTTCATTTCTCTTTCCCCGGTTTGGGTGGGGGGCAAGAAAAGGGCTGTCTGTTTCAATAAGAAGACGCTCCATTGGAATCTGTGCTGCAACTTCTTTTGGAAGTCTGGCGTTTTTAAACGTAACCGGACCGCCGAAGGAAATGTGAAAGTTCATATCCAGACATTGTTTTGCAATCGCCATGTCCCCTGCAAAGCAGTGCATAATTCCTCCCACTTCCCCTGCATCTTCTTCTTTCAGCACATCCACAACGTCCTGGTCCGCTTCCCGGTTATGAATAATAATTGGCATGTTGAGCTTTTTGGCGAGGCGGATCTGCTTTCGGAACACCTCTTTTTGAACCTCGGCAGGTGACTTGTCCCAGTGATAATCAAGACCCATTTCACCGATGGCTACCACTTTCGGATGGGCAGAGAGTTCTTCGATCCAGGCAAGGTGTTCATCTGTCATATCAACAGCGTCGACGGGATGCCAGCCGACGGCCGCATATAAAAAGTCATATTGTTCAACAAGTGCCATTGCCTTATTGATTGTTTTTTCATCAAAACCTACAACGACCATTTCTTTCACGCCTGCCTGCTGCGCACGTTCGATTACATCATTTACATCGTCTTCAAACTGATCGGCGTTCAAATGCACGTGGGTATCAAATAACATGTGTATCATCCTTTCTTTGCTTATTGCTTTTGTTAAACTCTGGTACTAATGCGCCGGTAAGCCATGTTTCACATGAAACAATCAACTTATTTAAAAATGATCTTTAACACAGCATGCTTATTAAGGACGTCCGATCTGCGGATTCAGGAATTCTGTTTTTTTTCAGGGATCAGCCAGCTGAATTCAATTTTCAGGAAAAAATAGACGGTTTAAGGAATAACAGCACATCTTCAGGGATTTACCTTCTGTTTCAAGGAATCCAGCCTCTATAGTAAGGAATCGCCTCGCTTTACACAACGCTACCCCAAACAATTCCTCCTGCCTGCTTCAGGCAAGCCCTGAATGCCGATGAAAAACCATCGTGCATTCAGGGTTCAAAGCAGCATTTACGAAAAAGACCCGGCAACTCGTGCCGGGCTCATCTTCTTATTTTACTTGAGCCCCGTTAGGAAGAGACTGATCGATCGTAGCAAGTTTTAAGTCTTTCCCTTCAGAACCTGCAAGCACCATCCCTTGTGACAATTCACCGCGAAGCTTCACGGGCTTCAGGTTTGTCACGCAGATCACTTTCTTGCCAACAAGCTCTTCAGGCTTATAGTGTTTAGCTATGCCGGATACGACCTGGCGCTTCTCAAAGCCGAGATCAAGCTGAAGCTTTAACAGTTTGTCGGCTTTTTTCACCGGCTCAGCTTCTAAAACTTCGGCAACCCTAAGCTCAACTTTTGTAAAATCATCGATCGTGATTTCATCCACTTGCGGAACATTCTTTTCTTTCTTTTCAGCTTCCCGGTTCTGCTCTTCCTCCGTAAGCACCTGTCCGCCCATGGATTCCACGATGTAGGCCACTTCCTCTTTTACATCAAGGCGCGGGAACAAAGGTTCACCTTTTTTCACGACACGGGACCCGTTCTTTAAGCGGCCGAATTGATGGAGACTCTCCCACTCTGTATCTTCCTCGGCTACTCCGAGCTGATTCCAGATTTTCTGAGGTGTTTCAGTCATGAAAGGCTGGATCATGATGGAGACGTGGCGGAGAGACTCTGCCAGGTGATACATCACGGAACCAAGCTGCTCTTTCGCCTCTTCATCTTTTGCCAGGATCCACGGCTGTGTTTCGTCGATATATTTATTTGTTCGGCTCACAAGCTGCCAGATGGCTGTCAGGGCAACGGAAAATTCCATGTCTTCCATGGCCGCTTCTACTTTTTCCACCGTAGCCTCTACAAGGTCAACAAGGGGTTCGTCGTAGGAAGTCGCATCTTTAACGTAATTCGGCACTTCACCGTCAAAATATTTATTGATCATGGCAACCGTACGATTCAGAAGGTTGCCAAGGTCGTTTGCCAGGTCATAGTTCAAGCGGTCAACGAACCCTTCCGGTGTAAAGACCCCATCAGAGCCGAAAGGAACTTCACGAAGGAGGTAATACCGAAGTGCGTCCAGTCCGTAGCGGTCAATTAAAGGAACGGGGTCCACAACGTTCCCTTTCGACTTGGACATTTTGCCGTCCTTCATGAGAAGCCATCCATGACCGAACACTTTTTTTGGCAGGGGAAGATCCAGCGCCATCAGCATAATCGGCCAGTAAATCGTATGGAAACGGACAATTTCTTTTCCTACAAGATGAACGTCTGCAGGCCAGTGCTTCTTATAGAGGGAATCGTCATCACTTGCATACCCAAGAGAAGTAATATAGTTGGAAAGAGCGTCGATCCATACATACACAACGTGCTTTGGATTACTCTTTACTTTTACTCCCCAGTCAAATGAAGTACGTGAAACGGCTAAGTCCTCCAGACCAGGTTTAATGAAGT comes from Alteribacter keqinensis and encodes:
- the rsmA gene encoding 16S rRNA (adenine(1518)-N(6)/adenine(1519)-N(6))-dimethyltransferase RsmA — encoded protein: MNNKDIATPKRTKEILEKHRFSFKKSLGQNFLIDTNVLRNIVDTAGVTENTSAIEVGPGIGALTEQIAKRAGSVTALEIDQRLLPILRDTLAPYPHVNVIHKDVLEADLHTLINEQIEKKDDLVVVANLPYYVTTPILMKLLEEKLPLRAIVVMIQKEVAERIAAKPGTKDYGSLSIACQYYAKAETVLTVPKTVFVPQPNVDSAVLRLTIREEPPVSVKDEGFFFRIIRGSFTQRRKTLLNNLVHHFDAKKEKALIIELCEQAGIDPKRRGETLSMEEFARLSDVFVEHYSLNE
- the rnmV gene encoding ribonuclease M5 — its product is MIIKEMIVVEGKDDTKALNRVARCDTIETNGSALNDVTIEKIRLAAERRGVIIFTDPDYPGEKIRRTIEAAVPGCKHAFLPKELAKNHRGKIGVENASDEALLEALEHVRSPGEEPGEEITMDDLMTAGLIGGAGSKEKREELGQKLKIGYANGKQLHRRLMQFHITREEFISALDYSEEKEE
- a CDS encoding ubiquitin-like domain-containing protein, translating into MNDRMKRFFSRLFTWKKLAISGVGLAIVLAALGFVFYEITKTSVTIYAEDVEHEAVTHAGTVEEVLVEQGIEVGFHDHIEPSLDTLITDETDITIIRANQITMMIDGERTVVWTTATTVEELLREVDLDIGEHDFLSPSTETKITSETDIVYEPAFEVTVYIDGKEENIMTTSTTVADFLEQHEIMLNELDKIEPAVEERLNNETDLTVVRVEKVTDVVEEAVDFATVRKNDSSLDQGNEKVVNSGKDGRLKKHYEVIFEDGEEVSRELVKEEMVEESEDRIVAVGTKSPAPVTTTVSRGSSSNSSASSDSSSTSASADGSSNNTSSDTSSNTSSSSSSSSGSSSSAASNSSSSSSGSSSSSSSSSSGSWQTFEATAYTANCTGCSGITATGINLKDNPDARVIAVDPSVIPLGSRVEVKGYGTYLAGDTGGAIQGRKIDIFMPSGAGSFGRRSVEVRILD
- a CDS encoding TatD family hydrolase; this encodes MLFDTHVHLNADQFEDDVNDVIERAQQAGVKEMVVVGFDEKTINKAMALVEQYDFLYAAVGWHPVDAVDMTDEHLAWIEELSAHPKVVAIGEMGLDYHWDKSPAEVQKEVFRKQIRLAKKLNMPIIIHNREADQDVVDVLKEEDAGEVGGIMHCFAGDMAIAKQCLDMNFHISFGGPVTFKNARLPKEVAAQIPMERLLIETDSPFLAPHPNRGKRNEPAYVTLVAEKLAELKGVSYEELIEETRINAKRLFNIN
- the metG gene encoding methionine--tRNA ligase, which translates into the protein MSENKTFYITTPIYYPSGKLHIGHAYTTVAGDAISRYKRLRGYDVRYLTGTDEHGQKIELKAKEEGVSPQAYVDEAAKNIKSLWSKLDISYDDFIRTTEPRHKDVVQKIFDQLLEQGDIYLDEYEGLYCTPCESFFTERQAEGGNCPDCGRPVEKVREESYFFRMSKYADRLLKYYEDNPEFIQPESRKKEMINNFIKPGLEDLAVSRTSFDWGVKVKSNPKHVVYVWIDALSNYITSLGYASDDDSLYKKHWPADVHLVGKEIVRFHTIYWPIMLMALDLPLPKKVFGHGWLLMKDGKMSKSKGNVVDPVPLIDRYGLDALRYYLLREVPFGSDGVFTPEGFVDRLNYDLANDLGNLLNRTVAMINKYFDGEVPNYVKDATSYDEPLVDLVEATVEKVEAAMEDMEFSVALTAIWQLVSRTNKYIDETQPWILAKDEEAKEQLGSVMYHLAESLRHVSIMIQPFMTETPQKIWNQLGVAEEDTEWESLHQFGRLKNGSRVVKKGEPLFPRLDVKEEVAYIVESMGGQVLTEEEQNREAEKKEKNVPQVDEITIDDFTKVELRVAEVLEAEPVKKADKLLKLQLDLGFEKRQVVSGIAKHYKPEELVGKKVICVTNLKPVKLRGELSQGMVLAGSEGKDLKLATIDQSLPNGAQVK